A single genomic interval of Helianthus annuus cultivar XRQ/B chromosome 6, HanXRQr2.0-SUNRISE, whole genome shotgun sequence harbors:
- the LOC110864467 gene encoding abscisic acid receptor PYL8 has protein sequence MALTGDDDATDSSENSYIRKHHKHEVRDNQCSSSLVKHIKAPVHLVWSLVRRFDQPQKYKPFVSGCNVQGDLEIGSVREVCVRSGLPATTSMERLELLDEEEHILGIKIVGGDHRLRNYSSIITLHPEILDGRPGTLVIESFVVDVPDGNTKDETCYFVEALIKCNLKSLADVSERLSVQDRTESIVGA, from the exons ATGGCGCTCACCGGAGACGACGACGCAACAGATTCGTCGGAGAACAGTTACATTAGAAAACACCATAAGCATGAGGTTAGAGACAATCAGTGCAGTTCATCTCTTGTTAAACACATTAAAGCGCCTGTACACCTT GTATGGTCTTTAGTAAGGAGGTTTGATCAACCACAAAAGTACAAACCCTTTGTCAGTGGGTGTAATGTGCAAGGTGACCTTGAAATCGGGAGCGTGAGAGAAGTGTGTGTTCGATCTGGGCTTCCCGCTACCACAAGTATGGAGCGGTTAGAGCTTCTTGACGAAGAAGAACATATATTGGGCATAAAAATCGTAGGTGGTGACCACAGGCTGCGG AACTACTCGTCGATTATCACGCTTCATCCGGAGATTTTAGACGGGAGGCCAGGTACTTTGGTGATTGAATCGTTTGTTGTAGATGTGCCGGATGGTAACACGAAAGATGAGACATGCTACTTTGTGGAGGCCCTCATTAAGTGCAACCTTAAGTCATTGGCTGATGTGTCTGAGCGTTTATCGGTGCAAGACCGAACAGAGTCCATAGTTGGAGCGTGA